The following proteins come from a genomic window of Gordonia westfalica:
- a CDS encoding S8 family serine peptidase produces the protein MIDDETPTSPTAGPELTGRQLITFTEDSSHEQRVDALRALSGIDNVASSADADDGSVGPESVDAADATLFDRLGIAVAEVPVAQEESFGADAEQDPVIVSVEPEHVVHALTVTEGAAQTVETPFSDSEVATWGLQATKTTTSSATGDGIRVAVLDTGFDLEHPDFAGRPVTTRSFILGQGVQDGNGHGTHCIGTSCGPKAPDTEKRYGVASSATIFAGKVLSNEGSGSDSGIIAGIEWALANECVVISMSLGADVRQPVQAYEAIGRRALAAGSLIIAAAGNNARRPGNPGFVGSPANSASIMAVGALAPDMQMAPFSARATTVDGGAIDIAAPGVNVYSSWPMPMRYRSINGTSMATPHVAGIAALLAETTGARGRALWDALITTVQTLPLPVVDVGAGLATAP, from the coding sequence ATGATCGACGACGAAACACCCACATCCCCGACCGCGGGACCAGAGCTGACCGGGCGTCAGCTCATCACCTTCACGGAGGACAGTTCCCATGAACAGCGCGTCGACGCGCTGCGCGCACTGAGCGGGATCGACAACGTGGCGTCGAGCGCGGACGCCGACGACGGGTCGGTCGGACCGGAGAGCGTCGACGCCGCCGACGCGACGCTGTTCGATCGTCTCGGCATCGCGGTCGCCGAAGTGCCGGTGGCGCAGGAGGAATCCTTCGGCGCCGACGCGGAGCAGGACCCCGTCATCGTCAGTGTCGAACCCGAACACGTCGTGCACGCGCTGACCGTGACGGAAGGTGCGGCGCAGACCGTCGAAACCCCGTTCAGTGACAGCGAAGTCGCGACCTGGGGCCTGCAGGCGACCAAGACGACGACATCGAGTGCCACCGGCGACGGGATTCGAGTAGCGGTCCTCGACACCGGGTTCGATCTCGAGCACCCGGATTTCGCGGGACGCCCCGTGACCACACGCTCGTTCATCCTCGGCCAGGGTGTGCAGGACGGCAACGGGCACGGCACGCACTGCATCGGCACCTCGTGCGGGCCGAAGGCGCCAGACACCGAGAAGCGTTACGGCGTCGCGTCGTCGGCGACGATCTTCGCCGGCAAGGTGCTCAGCAACGAAGGGTCGGGCAGTGACTCCGGCATCATCGCCGGCATCGAATGGGCACTCGCCAACGAATGCGTCGTCATCTCGATGTCACTGGGAGCCGACGTGCGGCAGCCGGTACAGGCCTATGAGGCGATCGGGCGGCGCGCGCTGGCCGCGGGGTCGCTGATCATCGCGGCCGCCGGCAACAACGCCCGACGTCCCGGCAATCCCGGCTTCGTCGGGAGTCCGGCGAACTCGGCGTCGATCATGGCGGTCGGTGCACTGGCGCCCGACATGCAGATGGCGCCGTTCTCCGCGCGGGCGACGACCGTCGACGGTGGTGCCATCGACATCGCCGCACCTGGCGTGAACGTGTACTCGAGCTGGCCGATGCCGATGCGGTATCGGTCCATCAACGGCACCTCGATGGCCACGCCACATGTCGCGGGCATCGCGGCGCTGCTGGCCGAGACCACCGGAGCCCGCGGACGGGCCCTGTGGGACGCGCTGATCACCACGGTGCAGACACTTCCGCTGCCGGTCGTCGACGTCGGGGCGGGGCTCGCCACCGCACCGTGA
- a CDS encoding alpha/beta hydrolase yields MVMADRPEVETASAPLATLAVAGLASSMLGGLARVPFKKPWSGPAGLLDNIGQAVTRQSIRAFMGYSMGLPIEEFRSMEKILDEICRVVMPPFVELTDGVELTDDVIGGVPGLWCRAKASTDAYVDEDEEKQEIGATILYLHGGGYIGTSPIMYSAFASSLVRITGFEVFIADYRMAPEFPFPAGVLDAADVYQALLGRGVTPEHIIIAGDSGGGGLAASLVAHLHEQGLPKPGAMALFSPEIDLDLDHPSITENAQYDVLPWNIPVTPYLHGVQPNDARVSIIHADPEPDWFPPTFVCWGKDEMFRDGIREFAERLEESEVPTHAIEEPGMFHVFPILMPWAEASKRVFRAMHELAKGHVASDPDATQTH; encoded by the coding sequence ATGGTGATGGCTGATCGTCCCGAGGTCGAAACCGCATCCGCGCCGCTGGCGACGCTGGCTGTCGCCGGCCTGGCGTCGAGCATGCTCGGCGGGCTCGCACGCGTGCCGTTCAAAAAGCCGTGGTCGGGGCCGGCAGGGCTGCTCGACAACATCGGCCAGGCCGTCACCCGGCAGTCGATCCGCGCCTTCATGGGCTACTCGATGGGTCTGCCGATCGAGGAGTTCCGATCGATGGAGAAGATCCTCGACGAGATCTGCCGCGTCGTGATGCCGCCGTTCGTCGAACTGACCGACGGCGTCGAACTGACCGACGACGTCATCGGCGGCGTCCCCGGCCTGTGGTGTCGCGCAAAGGCGAGTACCGACGCCTACGTCGACGAGGACGAGGAGAAGCAGGAGATCGGTGCGACGATCCTCTACCTCCACGGCGGCGGCTACATCGGCACCTCGCCGATCATGTACTCGGCCTTCGCATCGTCGCTGGTGCGGATCACCGGGTTCGAGGTGTTCATCGCCGATTATCGGATGGCACCCGAATTCCCCTTCCCCGCCGGGGTTCTCGACGCCGCCGACGTCTACCAAGCTCTCCTGGGACGTGGTGTGACCCCGGAGCACATCATCATCGCCGGCGACTCCGGTGGCGGCGGTCTCGCGGCGTCGCTCGTGGCGCATCTGCACGAGCAGGGCCTGCCCAAGCCCGGTGCGATGGCGTTGTTCTCCCCGGAGATCGACCTCGACCTCGACCATCCGTCGATCACCGAGAACGCGCAGTATGACGTGTTGCCGTGGAACATCCCGGTGACGCCGTACCTACATGGCGTGCAGCCGAACGACGCTCGCGTCTCGATCATCCACGCCGACCCCGAGCCGGACTGGTTCCCACCGACGTTCGTGTGCTGGGGTAAGGACGAGATGTTCCGCGACGGGATCCGCGAGTTCGCGGAGCGGCTCGAAGAGTCCGAGGTGCCGACGCATGCGATCGAGGAGCCGGGCATGTTCCATGTGTTCCCGATCCTCATGCCGTGGGCGGAGGCGTCGAAGCGGGTGTTCCGGGCGATGCACGAACTGGCGAAGGGCCACGTCGCCAGCGATCCGGACGCGACGCAGACGCACTGA
- a CDS encoding ZIP family metal transporter, with translation MLTAILYGLVTAVPIAIGAAIGLRWDLPARVLATLMAFGAGTMIAAVSTELFEPAFKQAGIGLAGASLFLGTAVYVIADHAVETTLGSRAIGPALMLGVFLDGVPENIALGVSLTAGGSLVLVVAIAVGNVPEAVSGASLMRREHDMSLRYALVMWVVTAAILVAVTVGGYAVADTISPSAISLVQAFAGGATLGVLANGLMPEAYKEGGWWVGLATAAGFLLAFVLG, from the coding sequence ATGCTGACCGCCATCCTCTACGGGCTCGTGACAGCAGTACCCATCGCGATCGGCGCCGCGATCGGTCTCCGGTGGGATCTGCCGGCACGCGTTCTGGCGACTCTGATGGCGTTCGGCGCGGGCACGATGATCGCGGCGGTCTCCACCGAACTCTTCGAGCCTGCGTTCAAGCAGGCCGGCATCGGCCTCGCCGGGGCGTCACTGTTCCTCGGTACCGCGGTTTACGTGATCGCCGACCATGCCGTCGAGACCACACTCGGCTCCCGCGCCATCGGGCCGGCGCTCATGCTCGGCGTCTTCCTCGACGGCGTCCCGGAGAACATTGCCCTCGGTGTATCCCTTACCGCCGGAGGCTCTCTCGTCCTGGTGGTGGCGATCGCCGTCGGCAACGTTCCCGAGGCCGTCAGCGGGGCGTCGTTGATGCGACGCGAACACGACATGTCGCTGCGATACGCGCTGGTGATGTGGGTGGTCACCGCCGCGATCCTCGTTGCCGTCACCGTCGGCGGCTACGCCGTTGCCGATACCATCTCGCCGAGCGCGATCAGCCTCGTCCAGGCCTTCGCGGGCGGCGCGACCCTCGGCGTCCTCGCCAACGGCCTGATGCCCGAGGCCTACAAGGAAGGTGGCTGGTGGGTCGGCCTGGCCACCGCCGCCGGCTTCCTGCTCGCGTTCGTCCTGGGCTGA
- a CDS encoding MSMEG_0572/Sll0783 family nitrogen starvation response protein: MPSFDESITENIAASLAEIPHPSLPKGSNIYGGTKIFPDYQAEDGETYFTLVHGIAHESSVSFVAVLQATRALRKGFESAMYFYGPGAINCLATRGFPTTGDSGFPGEQNINNALETFISEGGTVFCCRFGLALHGGREEDLIEGVIPAHPLDVQDAIIHYARKGAIINSTYMV, from the coding sequence GTGCCCTCTTTCGACGAATCCATCACCGAGAACATCGCCGCTTCGCTCGCGGAGATCCCGCACCCCTCGCTGCCCAAGGGGTCCAACATCTATGGCGGCACCAAGATCTTCCCGGACTACCAGGCCGAGGACGGCGAAACGTACTTCACCCTGGTGCATGGCATCGCTCACGAATCGTCGGTGTCCTTCGTCGCGGTACTGCAGGCGACCCGCGCACTGCGCAAAGGTTTCGAATCGGCCATGTACTTCTACGGCCCGGGTGCCATCAATTGCCTTGCCACACGCGGTTTTCCGACGACAGGCGACTCCGGTTTCCCCGGTGAGCAGAACATCAACAACGCGCTCGAGACCTTCATCTCCGAAGGCGGCACCGTGTTCTGCTGCCGCTTCGGTCTCGCGCTGCACGGCGGCCGCGAGGAAGACTTGATCGAGGGCGTCATCCCGGCGCACCCGCTCGACGTCCAGGACGCCATCATCCACTACGCCCGCAAGGGCGCGATCATCAACTCGACCTACATGGTCTAA
- a CDS encoding carbon-nitrogen hydrolase family protein gives MTTIGSVAANFTRDLEQNYATIEQYVVEARARGVDFLVFPEAAIGGYLSSLGNHGDTRKNSARSLPPAISLDGPEIARVQSIVGDLVVAIGFCELGEDGETRYNAAAVLDGHRIYGSYRKVHQPLGENMSYSSGEGYGVFDTPIGRVGLQICYDKAFPEAARIMALKGAEIIASLSAWPAARTATAENLQEDRWTYRFNLFDAARALENQVFWVASNQSGTFGSLRYVGNAKIVDPGGNILDTTLLGSGLAVAEVDICESFTAMRAGMFHLRDRRPEVYGLLTDPENADDLAWRDLAHA, from the coding sequence ATGACCACCATCGGATCCGTCGCGGCGAACTTCACCCGCGATCTCGAACAGAACTACGCGACAATCGAACAGTACGTCGTCGAGGCGCGGGCCCGCGGCGTCGACTTCCTGGTCTTCCCGGAGGCGGCGATCGGCGGATACCTGTCGTCGCTGGGCAACCACGGCGACACCCGTAAGAACAGTGCACGGTCGCTGCCACCGGCGATCTCCCTCGATGGACCCGAAATCGCGCGGGTGCAGTCCATCGTCGGAGATCTGGTGGTGGCGATCGGGTTCTGTGAACTCGGCGAGGACGGCGAGACCCGCTACAACGCGGCCGCCGTTCTCGATGGCCACCGGATCTACGGCAGTTACCGGAAGGTCCACCAACCGCTCGGCGAGAACATGTCGTACTCGTCGGGCGAGGGATACGGCGTCTTCGACACCCCGATCGGACGTGTCGGACTCCAAATCTGTTACGACAAGGCGTTTCCCGAGGCCGCCCGCATCATGGCTCTCAAGGGTGCCGAGATCATCGCCAGCCTGTCGGCCTGGCCGGCCGCACGCACCGCCACCGCCGAGAACCTCCAAGAGGACCGGTGGACCTACCGGTTCAACCTCTTCGACGCCGCTCGCGCCCTGGAGAACCAGGTGTTCTGGGTGGCGTCGAACCAGAGCGGGACCTTCGGGTCGCTGCGGTATGTGGGCAACGCCAAGATCGTCGACCCGGGCGGCAACATCCTCGACACCACGCTTCTGGGCAGCGGACTCGCGGTCGCCGAGGTGGACATCTGCGAGAGCTTCACCGCGATGCGTGCCGGCATGTTCCATCTGCGGGACCGCCGACCGGAGGTGTACGGCCTGCTAACCGATCCGGAGAACGCCGACGACCTCGCCTGGCGGGACCTCGCTCATGCCTGA
- a CDS encoding MSMEG_0570 family nitrogen starvation response protein, protein MPEMTVQVRWPDGQFRQYYSPSLVLHDHLAPGSYRVDDFRSRATTALEEASSRVRAKYGFACTSAAASAEAIAGDAGRHPDSAEVEVVSMYPPLPGAEVSTRVVASLRPGSTSGESAGESSLRPGSTSSESAGESSLGPGSTSSESAGEPSLRPGSTSGEDRSVAESGAISGGEDS, encoded by the coding sequence ATGCCTGAGATGACCGTCCAGGTGCGGTGGCCCGACGGGCAGTTCCGCCAGTACTACTCCCCCAGCCTGGTCCTCCACGATCACCTCGCGCCGGGGTCCTACCGCGTCGACGACTTCCGGTCGCGAGCCACCACCGCGCTCGAAGAAGCGAGCTCACGCGTACGGGCCAAGTACGGCTTCGCGTGCACCTCTGCCGCCGCGTCTGCGGAGGCCATCGCCGGCGACGCTGGGCGACATCCAGATTCGGCGGAGGTCGAAGTGGTCTCGATGTACCCGCCGTTGCCGGGCGCGGAGGTTTCGACGCGGGTCGTCGCTTCGCTCCGTCCCGGCTCAACCAGCGGTGAGAGCGCGGGCGAGTCCTCGCTCCGTCCCGGCTCAACCAGCAGTGAGAGCGCGGGCGAGTCCTCGCTCGGTCCCGGCTCAACCAGCAGTGAGAGCGCGGGCGAGCCCTCGCTCCGTCCCGGCTCAACCAGCGGAGAGGACAGGAGCGTCGCAGAGTCGGGCGCCATCAGCGGAGGGGAAGACTCATGA
- a CDS encoding MSMEG_0569 family flavin-dependent oxidoreductase has protein sequence MSANTSAAHVPVVVIGGGQAGLSVSWYLGQAGVEHLVVEADTAVHAWADKRWDNFTLVTPNWHCRLPGYAYDGPDPDGFMTRDEVVAWLKGWLQTFDPPLVEHTRVTRLQRLGADRFEVTLDGPGGVSTMTCDQAVIATGGYPLPVIPAFASALDATVQQIHSEQYFNPEQLPEGAVLVVGSGQSGTQIAEDLHLAGRQVHLAVGNAPRVARFYRGRDCMTWLSDMGLYDTPTQEFPGGRAAQEKTNHYVTGRDGGRDIDLRRFAVEGMQLYGMLTDGKDSTLRFAPTLTDALDKADATYNSICSDIDRHIDSLGIEAPEPARYEPVWAPGEDPAELDLAAAGVTSIIWAIGYRPDYRWIEASAFDGGGRPMQTRGITEVPGLCFVGLPWMHTWGSGRFLGIDRDARYVAEHIVGALDEGRPRLAAAQ, from the coding sequence ATGAGCGCGAACACATCGGCAGCGCACGTGCCGGTCGTCGTCATCGGCGGCGGACAAGCAGGGCTCTCGGTCAGCTGGTACCTCGGCCAGGCCGGCGTCGAACACCTCGTCGTCGAAGCCGATACCGCAGTCCATGCGTGGGCCGACAAACGTTGGGACAACTTCACTCTCGTAACGCCCAACTGGCATTGCCGACTACCCGGCTACGCCTACGACGGTCCCGATCCGGACGGGTTCATGACACGCGACGAGGTGGTGGCCTGGCTGAAGGGGTGGCTGCAGACTTTCGATCCGCCGCTCGTCGAACACACGCGGGTGACCCGTCTGCAGCGGCTGGGCGCGGACCGGTTCGAGGTGACCCTCGACGGTCCGGGTGGCGTCAGCACCATGACATGCGATCAGGCGGTGATCGCGACCGGAGGCTATCCCCTGCCCGTGATCCCGGCGTTCGCGTCGGCGCTCGACGCCACGGTCCAGCAGATCCACTCCGAGCAGTACTTCAATCCCGAACAGCTGCCCGAAGGTGCAGTGCTCGTCGTCGGATCTGGACAGTCGGGTACGCAGATCGCCGAAGACCTGCATCTGGCAGGCCGCCAAGTGCATCTGGCCGTCGGCAATGCTCCGCGGGTCGCCCGGTTCTACCGGGGACGCGACTGCATGACGTGGTTGTCGGACATGGGGCTCTACGACACTCCGACCCAGGAGTTCCCGGGTGGCCGAGCCGCGCAGGAGAAGACCAACCATTACGTCACCGGCCGCGACGGTGGCCGCGACATCGACCTACGACGCTTCGCCGTCGAGGGCATGCAGCTCTACGGAATGCTCACCGACGGCAAGGATTCGACGCTGCGGTTCGCACCGACGCTCACCGATGCGCTGGACAAAGCCGACGCCACCTACAACTCCATCTGCTCCGACATCGACCGGCACATCGACTCACTCGGGATCGAGGCACCGGAACCCGCTCGGTACGAACCGGTCTGGGCTCCCGGCGAAGATCCTGCCGAACTCGACTTGGCCGCGGCCGGCGTCACGTCGATCATCTGGGCCATCGGCTACCGACCCGACTACCGGTGGATCGAGGCCAGTGCCTTCGACGGCGGTGGGCGCCCGATGCAGACGCGCGGGATCACCGAGGTTCCCGGACTCTGCTTCGTCGGGTTGCCGTGGATGCACACCTGGGGCTCCGGACGCTTCCTCGGGATCGATCGGGATGCGCGGTATGTGGCGGAGCACATTGTGGGTGCTCTGGATGAAGGTCGCCCGCGGCTGGCGGCGGCGCAGTAG